Within the bacterium genome, the region GCAGGGGAGGTGGGTGCGACGGCAGCGGCCGACGCGGTGGTGCTGCGCGGCGTGTCGAAGCACTTCAACACCGGACGCAAGGGCACGGTCCATGCCCTGGACGATGTGGATCTGACGATCCGGCGTGGCGAGTTCGTGTCGCTCATCGGGCCCTCCGGCTGCGGCAAGAGCACCCTGCTGCGATTGATTGCCAACCTCATCGAGCCCACGGCCGGCGACGTGGTGGTGAACGGCAAGCCCGCCCGGCAGGCCCGCCGCGACCAGGACTACGGCATGGCCTTCCAGCAGGCCGGCCTGTTCGACTGGCGCACTGTGGCCCGCAACGTCGAGTTGCCGCTGGAGATGAAGGGTTGGGACAAGCCGCGCCGCCGCGAGCGCTCGGCGGAGATG harbors:
- a CDS encoding ATP-binding cassette domain-containing protein; translated protein: MNPVDAVAGDGAAGEVGATAAADAVVLRGVSKHFNTGRKGTVHALDDVDLTIRRGEFVSLIGPSGCGKSTLLRLIANLIEPTAGDVVVNGKPARQARRDQDYGMAFQQAGLFDWRTVARNVELPLEMKGWDKPRRRERSAEMLRMVKLDDFGRHMPWQLSGGMQQRVAIARALASHPP